In Corylus avellana chromosome ca2, CavTom2PMs-1.0, the following proteins share a genomic window:
- the LOC132172097 gene encoding ADP-ribosylation factor GTPase-activating protein AGD5-like isoform X1, which produces MNQKANVSKELNAKHRKILEGLLKLPENRECADCKSKAPRWASVNLGIFICMQCSGIHRSLGVHITKVRSATLDTWLPEQVAFIQTMGNEKSNSYWEAELPPNYNRIGNDNFIRAKYQEKRWVPRDAKEKSSSRVNEDKGSFYKPGPGSSSWHGYRKNIEHSSEERNNAHPPRTNNRITTSKSSVPAAVEVSHQVISDPKPQERLQKSEPIVTKADLEKQAATATPVVPPPKVDYATDLFNLLSMDHSGQNDSETSSVDDTMWASFQSAKSNLTANKDDPSKIAESKTESKYNSEDLFKDSPSITNPISERPQKDVKNDIMNHFEKSTMMSPFSIHQQQLTMLGQQQPFLMAASAKSSVGSQRFPAVVYQPWSNGILMPNQNWGSIGHQVPGMMMPVADPQKYMQMGNYQHIHQTGNSVPFPTTSMYTVGPVAPISGVTSMRANGAPSVSPVPSITPTQSGKDYDFSSLMQGMYTKQ; this is translated from the exons ATGAACCAGAAGGCTAACGTTTCTAAAGAGCTTAATGCCAAGCACAgaaag ATATTGGAGGGTCTTCTTAAATTACCAGAAAACAGAGAATGTGCTGACTGCAAAAGCAA AGCTCCAAGATGGGCTAGTGTGAATCTTGGAATCTTCATATGCATGCAATGTTCAGGGATCCACAGATCTCTTGGAGTACATATAACAAAG GTGAGATCTGCAACTTTGGACACATGGCTTCCAGAGCAGGTTGCATTTATCCAAA CTATGGGGAATGAGAAATCAAATAGCTATTGGGAAGCAGAGTTACCCCCCAATTACAACAGGATTGGAAATGATAATTTCATTCGCGCAAA GTATCAAGAGAAAAGATGGGTTCCTAGGgatgcaaaagaaaaatcatcatcAAGGGTGAATGAAGACAAGGGTTCATTTTATAAACCAGGGCCTGGAAGTAGTAGTTGGCATggatatagaaaaaatattgagcATTCTTCTGAGGAGAGGAACAATGCTCATCCACCTAGAACAAATAACAGGATTACTACTTCAAAAAGTAGTGTTCCTGCTGCTGTTGAAGTATCCCACCAG GTCATTTCTGATCCAAAACCACAAGAAAGATTGCAGAAATCAGAACCAATAGTCACAAAGGCTGACCTGGAAAAACAGGCAGCTACTGCTACCCCTGTTGTCCCACCACCCAAAGTGGATTATGCAACCGATCTTTTCAATTTGCTCTCAATGGACCATTCTGGACAAAATGACTCTGAGACATCTTCCGTTGATGATACTATGTGGGCCAGTTTCCAGT CTGCCAAATCAAACTTGACAGCAAATAAAGATGATCCATCAAAGATAGCTGAAAGCAAGACAGAGTCCAAATACAACAGTGAAGATCTATTTAAAGATTCACCATCCATCACAAATCCCATTTCAGAAAGACCCCAGAAAGATGTGAAGAATGATATTATGAACCACTTTGAGAAg TCCACTATGATGTCGCCATTCTCTATCCATCAACAACAACTGACAATGCTAGGCCAACAACAGCCATTTCTCATGGCTGCTTCAGCAAAGTCTAGTGTTGGATCCCAAAGATTTCCTGCCGTTGTGTATCAACCTTGGTCCAATGGTATTCTCATGCCCAATCAAAATTGGGGAAGTATAGGCCATCAAGTCCCTGGAATGATGATGCCTGTAGCTGATCCACAAAAATATATGCAG ATGGGAAACTACCAACACATACATCAGACAGGAAATTCAGTTCCCTTTCCAACAACGAG CATGTATACAGTAGGGCCAGTAGCTCCAATCAGTGGTGTGACAAGCATGAGAGCAAATGGGGCTCCCTCAGTATCGCCAGTACCTTCAATCACACCAACTCAATCAGGAAaagattatgatttttcatCATTAATGCAAGGGATGTATACAAAACAGTGA
- the LOC132172220 gene encoding large ribosomal subunit protein uL30y-like — protein MGEENVKGGPVVPESVLKKQKRNEEWALVKKQELEATKKKRRENGKLIFNRAKLYAKEYDEKQMELIRLKREAKLKGGFYVDPEAKLLFIIRIRGINAMDPKSRKILQLLRLRQIFNGVFLKVNKATVNMLHRVEPYVTYGYPNLKSVRELIYKRGYGKLNKQRIALTDNSIIEQALGKHGIICTEDLIHEILTVGPHFKEANNFLWPFKLKAPLGGLKKKRNHYVEGGDAGNREVFINELIRRMN, from the exons ATGGGTGAAGAGAATGTCAAGGGAGGACCAGTGGTTCCAGAATCGGTTTtgaagaagcagaaaagaaatGAGGAATGGGCTTTGGTGAAAAAGCAAGAGCTTGAAGCCACgaagaagaaaaggagggaGAACGGGAAGCTCATTTTTAACAGAGCCAAACTTTATGCAAAGGAGTACGATGAGAAG caaatgGAGCTAATTCGGTTGAAGCGTGAGGCAAAACTTAAGGGAGGGTTTTATGTTGACCCAGAAGCCAAGCTCTTGTTCATTATCAGGATCCGCGG TATCAATGCCATGGACCCTAAGAGCAGGAAGATTTTGCAGCTTCTGCGCTTAAGACAG ATATTCAATGGTGTCTTTCTGAAAGTAAACAAAGCAACAGTGAATATGCTGCACAGAGTTGAGCCTTATGTAACTTATGG GTATCCCAACTTGAAGAGTGTCAGAGAATTGATTTACAAAAGAGGATATGGTAAACTAAACAAGCAAAGAATTGCTTTGACCGACAATTCAATTATTGAACAG GCTTTGGGAAAGCATGGAATTATTTGCACGGAAGATCTTATCCATGAGATTTTGACTGTTGGACCCCACTTCAAGGAGGCAAACAATTTCTTATGGCCATTCAAGCTCAAGGCACCACTGGGTGgcttgaagaagaagagaaatcaCTATGTTGAAGGTGGTGATGCTGGAAATCGTGAAGTTTTCATCAATGAGCTCATCCGCAGGATGAATTAG
- the LOC132172097 gene encoding ADP-ribosylation factor GTPase-activating protein AGD5-like isoform X3, translating to MGNEKSNSYWEAELPPNYNRIGNDNFIRAKYQEKRWVPRDAKEKSSSRVNEDKGSFYKPGPGSSSWHGYRKNIEHSSEERNNAHPPRTNNRITTSKSSVPAAVEVSHQVISDPKPQERLQKSEPIVTKADLEKQAATATPVVPPPKVDYATDLFNLLSMDHSGQNDSETSSVDDTMWASFQSAKSNLTANKDDPSKIAESKTESKYNSEDLFKDSPSITNPISERPQKDVKNDIMNHFEKSTMMSPFSIHQQQLTMLGQQQPFLMAASAKSSVGSQRFPAVVYQPWSNGILMPNQNWGSIGHQVPGMMMPVADPQKYMQMGNYQHIHQTGNSVPFPTTSMYTVGPVAPISGVTSMRANGAPSVSPVPSITPTQSGKDYDFSSLMQGMYTKQ from the exons ATGGGGAATGAGAAATCAAATAGCTATTGGGAAGCAGAGTTACCCCCCAATTACAACAGGATTGGAAATGATAATTTCATTCGCGCAAA GTATCAAGAGAAAAGATGGGTTCCTAGGgatgcaaaagaaaaatcatcatcAAGGGTGAATGAAGACAAGGGTTCATTTTATAAACCAGGGCCTGGAAGTAGTAGTTGGCATggatatagaaaaaatattgagcATTCTTCTGAGGAGAGGAACAATGCTCATCCACCTAGAACAAATAACAGGATTACTACTTCAAAAAGTAGTGTTCCTGCTGCTGTTGAAGTATCCCACCAG GTCATTTCTGATCCAAAACCACAAGAAAGATTGCAGAAATCAGAACCAATAGTCACAAAGGCTGACCTGGAAAAACAGGCAGCTACTGCTACCCCTGTTGTCCCACCACCCAAAGTGGATTATGCAACCGATCTTTTCAATTTGCTCTCAATGGACCATTCTGGACAAAATGACTCTGAGACATCTTCCGTTGATGATACTATGTGGGCCAGTTTCCAGT CTGCCAAATCAAACTTGACAGCAAATAAAGATGATCCATCAAAGATAGCTGAAAGCAAGACAGAGTCCAAATACAACAGTGAAGATCTATTTAAAGATTCACCATCCATCACAAATCCCATTTCAGAAAGACCCCAGAAAGATGTGAAGAATGATATTATGAACCACTTTGAGAAg TCCACTATGATGTCGCCATTCTCTATCCATCAACAACAACTGACAATGCTAGGCCAACAACAGCCATTTCTCATGGCTGCTTCAGCAAAGTCTAGTGTTGGATCCCAAAGATTTCCTGCCGTTGTGTATCAACCTTGGTCCAATGGTATTCTCATGCCCAATCAAAATTGGGGAAGTATAGGCCATCAAGTCCCTGGAATGATGATGCCTGTAGCTGATCCACAAAAATATATGCAG ATGGGAAACTACCAACACATACATCAGACAGGAAATTCAGTTCCCTTTCCAACAACGAG CATGTATACAGTAGGGCCAGTAGCTCCAATCAGTGGTGTGACAAGCATGAGAGCAAATGGGGCTCCCTCAGTATCGCCAGTACCTTCAATCACACCAACTCAATCAGGAAaagattatgatttttcatCATTAATGCAAGGGATGTATACAAAACAGTGA
- the LOC132172097 gene encoding ADP-ribosylation factor GTPase-activating protein AGD5-like isoform X2 has product MPSTERYWRVFLNYQKTENVLTAKASRAPRWASVNLGIFICMQCSGIHRSLGVHITKVRSATLDTWLPEQVAFIQTMGNEKSNSYWEAELPPNYNRIGNDNFIRAKYQEKRWVPRDAKEKSSSRVNEDKGSFYKPGPGSSSWHGYRKNIEHSSEERNNAHPPRTNNRITTSKSSVPAAVEVSHQVISDPKPQERLQKSEPIVTKADLEKQAATATPVVPPPKVDYATDLFNLLSMDHSGQNDSETSSVDDTMWASFQSAKSNLTANKDDPSKIAESKTESKYNSEDLFKDSPSITNPISERPQKDVKNDIMNHFEKSTMMSPFSIHQQQLTMLGQQQPFLMAASAKSSVGSQRFPAVVYQPWSNGILMPNQNWGSIGHQVPGMMMPVADPQKYMQMGNYQHIHQTGNSVPFPTTSMYTVGPVAPISGVTSMRANGAPSVSPVPSITPTQSGKDYDFSSLMQGMYTKQ; this is encoded by the exons ATGCCAAGCACAgaaag ATATTGGAGGGTCTTCTTAAATTACCAGAAAACAGAGAATGTGCTGACTGCAAAAGCAAGTAG AGCTCCAAGATGGGCTAGTGTGAATCTTGGAATCTTCATATGCATGCAATGTTCAGGGATCCACAGATCTCTTGGAGTACATATAACAAAG GTGAGATCTGCAACTTTGGACACATGGCTTCCAGAGCAGGTTGCATTTATCCAAA CTATGGGGAATGAGAAATCAAATAGCTATTGGGAAGCAGAGTTACCCCCCAATTACAACAGGATTGGAAATGATAATTTCATTCGCGCAAA GTATCAAGAGAAAAGATGGGTTCCTAGGgatgcaaaagaaaaatcatcatcAAGGGTGAATGAAGACAAGGGTTCATTTTATAAACCAGGGCCTGGAAGTAGTAGTTGGCATggatatagaaaaaatattgagcATTCTTCTGAGGAGAGGAACAATGCTCATCCACCTAGAACAAATAACAGGATTACTACTTCAAAAAGTAGTGTTCCTGCTGCTGTTGAAGTATCCCACCAG GTCATTTCTGATCCAAAACCACAAGAAAGATTGCAGAAATCAGAACCAATAGTCACAAAGGCTGACCTGGAAAAACAGGCAGCTACTGCTACCCCTGTTGTCCCACCACCCAAAGTGGATTATGCAACCGATCTTTTCAATTTGCTCTCAATGGACCATTCTGGACAAAATGACTCTGAGACATCTTCCGTTGATGATACTATGTGGGCCAGTTTCCAGT CTGCCAAATCAAACTTGACAGCAAATAAAGATGATCCATCAAAGATAGCTGAAAGCAAGACAGAGTCCAAATACAACAGTGAAGATCTATTTAAAGATTCACCATCCATCACAAATCCCATTTCAGAAAGACCCCAGAAAGATGTGAAGAATGATATTATGAACCACTTTGAGAAg TCCACTATGATGTCGCCATTCTCTATCCATCAACAACAACTGACAATGCTAGGCCAACAACAGCCATTTCTCATGGCTGCTTCAGCAAAGTCTAGTGTTGGATCCCAAAGATTTCCTGCCGTTGTGTATCAACCTTGGTCCAATGGTATTCTCATGCCCAATCAAAATTGGGGAAGTATAGGCCATCAAGTCCCTGGAATGATGATGCCTGTAGCTGATCCACAAAAATATATGCAG ATGGGAAACTACCAACACATACATCAGACAGGAAATTCAGTTCCCTTTCCAACAACGAG CATGTATACAGTAGGGCCAGTAGCTCCAATCAGTGGTGTGACAAGCATGAGAGCAAATGGGGCTCCCTCAGTATCGCCAGTACCTTCAATCACACCAACTCAATCAGGAAaagattatgatttttcatCATTAATGCAAGGGATGTATACAAAACAGTGA
- the LOC132168889 gene encoding uncharacterized protein LOC132168889 has translation MDMTHLRMMDPRQLTVIGSAFCTMLTMHFTVQLLSQHLFYWKNPKEQKAIIIIILMAPIYAMDSFVGLLDIRGSKAFFMFLDSIKECYEALVIAKFLALMYSYLNISISKNIVPDGIKGREIHHSFPMTLFQPRVVRLEHRTLKLLKYWTWQFVIIRPVCSILMITLQILGMYPSWLSWTFTMILNISVFLALYSLVLFYHVFAKELEPHKPFAKFVCIKGIVFFCFWQGVVLDVLAAMGIIRSHHFWLDVEHIELAIQNVLVCMEMVVFCVLQQYAYHVAPYSGDVEAKMFLNKKTE, from the exons ATGGATATGACTCATTTAAGAATGATGGACCCTAGACAACTGACTGTCATAGGATCTGCATTTTGCACGATGCTTACAATGCACTTCACAGTACAGCTATTGTCACAGCATCTCTTTTACTGGAAGAACCCAAAGGAGCAGAAGGCCATAATAATTATTATCCTTATGGCTCCCATATATGCAATGGATTCATTTGTGGGTTTGTTAGATATCCGTGGAAGCAAAGCATTCTTCATGTTTTTGGACTCTATTAAAGAATGTTATGAGGCTCTG GTAATTGCTAAGTTCCTGGCTTTGATGTATAGTTACCTGAATATATCTATTAGCAAAAACATTGTGCCAGATGGTATTAAAGGAAGAGAAATTCACCATTCATTTCCAATGACTCTTTTCCAG CCTCGCGTCGTGCGGCTGGAACACCGTACACTGAAGCTCCTCAAATATTGGACATGGCAGTTTGTCATCATCCGTCCAGTTTGCTCCATCTTGATGATAACACTACAAATACTTGGGATGTACCCCAGTTGGTTGAGCTGGACATTCACCATGATTCTCAACATTTCAGTTTTTCTGGCCTTGTATTCTCTGGTGCTTTTTTACCATGTGTTTGCAAAGGAACTGGAACCACACAAGCCATTTGCAAAGTTCGTGTGCATCAAGGGGATTGTCTTCTTCTGCTTTTGGCAG GGAGTGGTGCTAGATGTACTAGCTGCAATGGGTATCATTCGATCTCACCATTTCTGGTTAGATGTGGAGCACATTGAGTTAGCTATACAGAATGTCTTGGTCTGTATGGAGATGGTTGTCTTTTGTGTTCTCCAGCAATATGCCTATCATGTTGCACCTTACAGTGGAGATGTTGAAGCTAagatgtttttaaataagaagaCTGAATGA